The DNA region AGCGGGCCATAGGCGCGGGCGAGACCGGTGTCGGTGAACAGCGCGGCGATGCGCCCCATCTCCGGATGGATGACGCGCAGCTTCAGGTCGGCGCTGGGCGAGTGGTCGAGTCCGAGCAGGACGCCGCCGGCCTCGAGCGTACCGCCGAGCATGGCGGCCGACGCCTCCACCGCCATGCGCTCGCCGTCACCGGCCAGCCGCGCCTTGGCGCTGACCGCGCCGAGACGCTCGGGCACCGGCAGGCCGGGCGGCCAGGCCACGGCGCTGGGCAGGCCGCCCAGCGACGCCGCCTCCGCCTTGAGGGAGAGATTGACGCCGCGCAGCGGGATCAGACTGCCAACCTGCCCGTCGATCCGCGCCTGGAGCCCGGCGAGGTCATCCACCTTGGCCTCGCGCACCGTCAGCGCCCCGGAGGCGACGGTGGCATCGAGATGCAGCCCCTGCACCGGCAGCCCGCCCACCGTCAGCTGGCCGACCCGCAGGTCCAGGTTGGCGTCGGCGAGGCCGAGCAGCCGCTGCGGTGTCTGGCCGGTTTCGGTGGCGGGGCGCGGGCCGACCGCGCGCGTCGCCTGGGCCGGGGTGCCGGAGGGCGCCTGAGTGGCGGACGGCTGGGCGGAAGGGGGGTCGGCCGGACGGTAGCCGTCGAGGTTCAGGCGGTCCAGCTCGAGCCGGGCGCCGAAGGCCGGACGGCCGCGGTCGACATAGGCGACGGCGCCGCTGAGACGGCTGCTGTCGAAACGAAAATCCAGACCGGACAGCTCGAAACGGTCGGCATGGCCCTGGAGACGCGCCGACAACGAGGCGCGGCGCAGCCGGTCGGCGGGGACGCCGCCCAGGTCCAACTTCATCCAGTCCAGCAGGGCGCGCAGATTGTCGGCGTTCGCCTCCATCCGCATGTCGAGCGTCGGCTGGCCGCCGGGCGTCGTCACCTCTCCCGCCGCCACCATGTCGGAACCGCCGGGCAGCAGCGCGCTGACACGGTCGATGTTCAGCCGGCCGCCGGACAGGCTGGCCTCGATCCGGCCCTGGCGCACCACGCCGCGGTTGTAGCCGATGGCGTCGACCGCCACGTCGAGCTTGGCCTCCACCCCCGTCGGCAGCACGATGGAAAGGGCCGGCGGCGCCTTGGCCGACCCGCCGGCGGTTCCGGCAGCCGGATCCGGCGCGTCGGTGCCCGTGCCGGCGGTCACCGACGCGCGGCCGGCGGTCTGGGCGTTGCGCGCCAGCCAGGAATCGAGATCCAGGCGGTTGATCGCGAGGGTCAGCTCGGTGCGCGGGACTTCGCCCTTGGTTGGATCGCCGGCGCGCAGGGAGGCGTTGCCGGTGGCGCGGGTGTCGCCCAACTGCGCTTCCAGGCTGGTGAAGGTGGCGAGGCTGGTTCCCGCCTCCACCGTCGAGCGCAGGCTGAAGGGCTGGGCCAGCGCCGCCGGCACGCGGGCGGAGCCATGCGTCTCGACCAGCCTGGCGAAGTCGCCGCCCTCCGCGCGCAGGTCGCCCTGCACCTTGAAGGTGCCGCCGGCCAGGATACCGGCGAAGCGCAGCGTCGCGTCGGTCTGGGGCAGCGACAGGGTGGCGCGCACCGGGACGGCGGCGCCCTCGGTGAAGCGGCCGGCGGTCGCCTCGCCATGCAGCGACAGGCCGCGCAGGCGGAAATCGCCCTGCCATTGGAAGGGACCGGTCAGGCTGCCGGCGGCGATGCGGGCGCTCAGCCCCTCCACCGTCTCGGTCCGGCCGTTGCGGTCGTCGCGGTAGATGACCGTGCCGTTGTCGATCAGCACCTGATCGAAGCTGACGGCGGAGACCAGCCCCTCGGCCGCTCCCAGCCCGTCGCCCTTGCGCGGACCCGCGCTGGACAGATCCCAGTTGATCCGGCCGTCCTTCAGCACCTCCACCACGAAGGTCGGCTCGACCAGCGCGATGCTCTCCACCTGGATTCGGCCGCCAAGCAGCGGACCGAGCGCCACGCGGGCGTCCAGCTTCTTCAGGCGCACCATGTCGGGTTCGTCGGCGCCGGCGGCGTTGGCCAGCCGGGCGTCGCGCAGGGTCAGGGCCGGCGACGGCAACAGGGTGAAGCCGAGATCGCCCCGCAACTCCACCCGCCGGCCGGTCGCCTGCGACACCCGCTCGGCGATGGCGCCCTTATAGGCGTTCCAGTCGATAAGGCTCGGCGCCGCCAACAGCAGACCGGCCAGAGCCGCCAGTCCGGCCAGAGCAGCGATCAGGATCTTCTTCACCGGGTTTCCGCCTTCCCTGCGACCGGCCTTGTCGTCGGCCGGGCCCCTTTGCCACGTCGTTTCGATACCGCCAGCCATCCGCGCCGGCCGGCCTTCCGGCCAACCGGCTTCCGGCGCGCCCCGTCCTTCGGTAAGCTAGCGCCCGCAGAAGAAACAAGCAATTTGGGCAATCCCACGGCCAACTTGTGGCCCGTCCGATTTTTTCGCGACGTTTTCCCATCCCCCCTTCGGCCCGCCGCCCGCCCGAACCGGCCGCGCGGCGCCCGAATCCCCGCAAAACAGCCGCCGGAGACCGAACCATGGGCGACGTGGTCAACCTCAACCGTTTCCGCAAGACCCGCGAGCGGGCCGAGCGCGCCAAGGAGGCCGAGGCGAATCGGGCCCGATTCGGCCGCAGCAAGGCCGAGAAGGAGCGCGACCGCAAGGAGGCCGAGCGGAGAACTCAGACTTTGGACGGGCATAGGCTGGAGGAGGAGAACTGACCGGATCGGCCGAACGACAGAGCCGCCCCTGACCAACGGAAGAAAAGACCAAGCTGGCGCCTGGGAATAACCTCCGCATTTTCGTTACTATTGAATGCACCGATAGTTCCCTATTGCGACCATTGCCGCGACTGTGTGAGAGTTCCCTCATGAGCGCCGGCGGGCGCGGTCCTTGGCTGATGGGGAGGGCGGTCATCATGGTCGACATGACGTCGTTTCGCGGATCGGTGCAGCCTCCTCGGCCCCAATCCCGGTCCCAGTCCCCGGCCCGCCCGCCCGACTGGCTGCCGGCGATCCGGACGGTCGAGGTCGACCGCCCCTGGGTCTGGCTGGCCTCGGCCTGGCAGGACATGATGGCCGCCCCCGTCATCAGCGTCGCCTATGGCGGGCTGGCGGTGATCTCCAGCTTCGTCCTGGTCGTCGGGCTGGCGATGATGGACATGGAATATCTGCTGCTGCCGATGGCGGCGGGCTTCATGCTGGTCGGTCCGCTGTTCGCCGTCGGGCTGTACGAGACCAGCCGGCTGCTGGAGCTGGGGGAGCGGCCGACCTTCGGCAAGGTCGTCGCCGCCTACCGCCGCAACGGGGTGCAGATCGCCGGAATCGGCATGGTGCTGATGCTGGCGCTGCTGGCCTGGATCCGTGTCGCCTTCCTGATATTCGCGCTGTTCTTCTCCGGCGAGCCGCCGGCGTTGGACCAGCTGGTCGACCGCATCTTCTTCTCGGCCGAGACGATTCCGTTCCTGCTGACCGGAACGCTGTTCGGCGGGATCATCGCCTCGGCGGTCTTCTCCATCGCCGCGGTGTCGGTGCCGATGCTGCTCGACCGCGAGACCGACGTCTTCACCGCGATGGCGACCAGCATCGCCGTGGTGCGCGCGAACATCCGGCCGATGATCGGCTGGGGCTTCCTGATCGCCCTGTTCATGAGCGCCGGGATGGTCACCGGCTTCCTGGGTCTGGCGATCGCCCTGCCGGTGGTC from Azospirillum sp. B510 includes:
- a CDS encoding AsmA family protein, producing the protein MKKILIAALAGLAALAGLLLAAPSLIDWNAYKGAIAERVSQATGRRVELRGDLGFTLLPSPALTLRDARLANAAGADEPDMVRLKKLDARVALGPLLGGRIQVESIALVEPTFVVEVLKDGRINWDLSSAGPRKGDGLGAAEGLVSAVSFDQVLIDNGTVIYRDDRNGRTETVEGLSARIAAGSLTGPFQWQGDFRLRGLSLHGEATAGRFTEGAAVPVRATLSLPQTDATLRFAGILAGGTFKVQGDLRAEGGDFARLVETHGSARVPAALAQPFSLRSTVEAGTSLATFTSLEAQLGDTRATGNASLRAGDPTKGEVPRTELTLAINRLDLDSWLARNAQTAGRASVTAGTGTDAPDPAAGTAGGSAKAPPALSIVLPTGVEAKLDVAVDAIGYNRGVVRQGRIEASLSGGRLNIDRVSALLPGGSDMVAAGEVTTPGGQPTLDMRMEANADNLRALLDWMKLDLGGVPADRLRRASLSARLQGHADRFELSGLDFRFDSSRLSGAVAYVDRGRPAFGARLELDRLNLDGYRPADPPSAQPSATQAPSGTPAQATRAVGPRPATETGQTPQRLLGLADANLDLRVGQLTVGGLPVQGLHLDATVASGALTVREAKVDDLAGLQARIDGQVGSLIPLRGVNLSLKAEAASLGGLPSAVAWPPGLPVPERLGAVSAKARLAGDGERMAVEASAAMLGGTLEAGGVLLGLDHSPSADLKLRVIHPEMGRIAALFTDTGLARAYGPLDLYGELAGTATAPSLTNLQGLVAGIPVRGKLMLDRKAERTAFQADVQTGDLDLDRLRGAPLVGDGWSANADPAADPSADPSAESLSDPLSDPGWLRSLDGRLALTATSLTVGGQRITQPALRATLADGVATLEQLDGEWQGGQIGLSGRLATAPGQAPRLDADVTVIKADIGTALSSIAGLGLSGGRVDLDLTLSGSGQGGALLRSLSGRGRAVATGGVLRGVDLATLRGRLAGAERSQEVLGAVAGALQGGETRLDRLDARIAIDGGVIRTEDARLTTGPADGALSGTVSLPDERLDLALALTVKTDGDLPPLTLRVGGPWAAPTQTLDLKALRDHFNAAAPAK
- a CDS encoding DUF4169 family protein, with protein sequence MGDVVNLNRFRKTRERAERAKEAEANRARFGRSKAEKERDRKEAERRTQTLDGHRLEEEN
- a CDS encoding DUF2189 domain-containing protein translates to MVDMTSFRGSVQPPRPQSRSQSPARPPDWLPAIRTVEVDRPWVWLASAWQDMMAAPVISVAYGGLAVISSFVLVVGLAMMDMEYLLLPMAAGFMLVGPLFAVGLYETSRLLELGERPTFGKVVAAYRRNGVQIAGIGMVLMLALLAWIRVAFLIFALFFSGEPPALDQLVDRIFFSAETIPFLLTGTLFGGIIASAVFSIAAVSVPMLLDRETDVFTAMATSIAVVRANIRPMIGWGFLIALFMSAGMVTGFLGLAIALPVVGHASWHCYRDLVGR